The genomic stretch CACACGGCGCACTCCTGCACGATTTTTCGTATGAACGACGTGTGAACGGTTCTACGCAAAGTTATATGCCACTACTTATTCGATAAAACGTgtatgatcaaaaatatcgtgTAGGACTGCGCCGTGCGAACTCAGCCTTAGTCTACAACAACaggttttttaattgaaataattccATGAGCggaaatcattaaaaaactTGGTATTACTTAACCTACTTACAAATAATGAGCATCAACTTTTTAAGTGTGATTGTTGCTTTAAACACTAACAAAGTAACAATACTATCAAACaacctgaggccttattgtctaatgcatttggaatcacaatcgttttcgccaCCTCTTTCTGTCACgcggtataagacgaggatggagagatggtgaatgcgaccgcgaacgtcagcgcgttatgACAATACGGTCTCAAATTCCTAATCCACCATAGAATGATTTTATATTCTTACAGTGATTAATGAATTCGCTTGTCAAGTAATAAGATGTGATGTGACTAACTTTTCCTTCCAAAATGTTCCATAGTGGGTCAAATTCTATTGGTTtgatggtacagtcaactaaaaaGGATTCGATAACgccaagttacaaaaataagtatacacgACTTTCGCTTAATATTAAGGACGTTTATACATGTTTTTGTCCTTTTTGCCCCCATCGATATCTTAGTATTGTTGATTGTATAGCCGAACAAACTGATTCGTGTACCACgttggaaccttttaataatcaatttcagtcAGATTTCCTTGATAAGTATAACGAAtgtaacatgacattagtaataCAAAGGATCCACACTGGCCcgatactacgaagtgcaaaattcgaacttcgcatcAATCCGTCCCGCTGTCGTTTATCTATCAAAATGTCATTTATCGAGCaaaactcggtcgcccaggtactattaattaaaatacgagtgagtggtgagagggacggtacgataggtacgaacttcgattttcgaatttcgttgtagccgCCCTATGTACTTGATTCAGTTTATTCGATGTTcacgtttattttaatatttacaagttactaaaaatactaaaatagagCAAAGTCTTGTAGTAGGGTATTATATACcattttgtacatatatttaacacaactaaaATACAAAGATATTTTTCATAATCTGTTTCTATCTCTAACATAATggataaaaaaatgtaggtttTACTTAGTGTAAATAGTGCACTGTAGTCACAACAGTGTAGCGTACACAATGTTTAATCATGACCGTACACATCTAGAGATATTTACTTAACCAAAATCATAATTAagacaaggaaaactatattattatcacagtcaaataaattaaatctttcACAGCATCATACACATCCCTAAAtccaaatacggtatttgatattttttttaatttcgaaaataaaagcttttcaaTGTGTGTTATCGAATGGTAAAgtattcaagattagacagacaAAAACTCTtatgcaagtagcgccatacctaacgcatagagaaaagcgttttagagaGAGACAGTTAAAtagattttgcaaaaaaatgggTAGAAATTCAATATCCACcgaattaatttttttcatcactAAACATCGGctgcttatttatatttttaaacgacttcaaaaaaggaggaagaTCTTAATTCGAATGGTTGTTTCTTTCATAATAATGTAGGATATTTAAAGAATtgacaaataccgtattatgctATGTCTATACATTTTCGTTACACCCCTAGTATGCAATCCTCTTCCCCACCTTCGTTATCACTTGGACCCGACATAAATCTCAGTTCAGGATCTGCATCTGAATCTAATTCTGGATCTATATCTGGATCTAGTTCTGGATCCAGTTCTGTATCCATTTCTGGATCCGGTTCAGGTTGCACTTCTGCTTCAGCTGGTTTAGTTGCTGGCTGTGTATCATTTCTATTTGTCTCCTCTTTGTTTTCATCTCTTGGCGTATCTGCATTTTTCGTTGGAACGTCCATGTCTTTTGCCACGTCTCTTCCACCTTCACTAGGATTTACTGGATCGGGATTTACAGACACAGCAACATTTACAGCATCAGGAATAGTTTCTATGATTTTATCAGTTTCTTCATTTGCTTCCTTCATCCGCTTCGATTTCTTAGCGAGGGGTTCATCATCAGAAGAGTAGTCTAATTCTTCAAGTGCTTCCACAGTCATTGATCCAGTTTCGGTTCTAGAACTTTCACTGTCGGAACTTTCCATAAGATACTCCTCCTCCATAGGCGCGTCGGAGTCAACTAAATCTAGTACGGTGTCTACTTTACTGAAAATCTGCTTCCTTTTTTGCGAATGCGGCTTTTTGGGAGCCGGGGGAAGAGAGTCCAATTTAGGGTCTAATTTAACCTGACGCTTGAGTAAAGGTGGGCGAACAGCTTTGAACAATTTTACAGGTTTTACTGAggtattaggtacagtcactgTCTTTCCCTTGTAAACATATCGTTGGAATGTCTTGGCAAAAGTATCAACCTCTGATTGAAGTTCAGGTTCCTGTGTGCTTGTGATATCATCAGAATCTTCCACGTCATCTGTCAAGTCGATAACCGCTTTTACACGCGCTGGTCCTTTCGGCTTGGAATTCTTTTTGATGCAAACGTTAATAGGAACTATGACGCCTGTTTCAAAGTCTAGTTTGAAAAATTTGCCATCGTTTTCACACGCATATTTGAGTTCCGCAAATGATGTCACAGGAGTAAGTTCTGGTAAACTTCTCTCTTGTTCGGGGCTTATAAAGACAGGCACTTGTTCTTGGACTGCTTGTTCAGCTGTCGGTGGTTCAGCAGCAGTCGCATCTTCAGCTGAAATGCCAGACATCTCCATCAAATCTGACAGCAACGTTTTTCTATTACTCGCGCCGTCTTTGTCATTACTTTCGCCTACACCATCGGTAATCTTGGCTGCAGTTTCAGTTACTGGATTTTGTACATCTGTTTGTGGTACTGATTCAGTAGATGATTGTGTCTCGGTTAGTCCTGATTTTGCAACCGATTCAATTTCAGGCGGTGATTCTGATTCAGCAATTGATTGCGGTTCGGTATGAATGGCTAAAGTGGCATTTGATGATAGAGAAGAAATCTTTTTTGATTCACTATCAGCTATCACATTGTTTGCCGTTTCATTAAGGTTGAGCTCAGTGTCCAATATTTCAGTATTTACTGGCGCTGCAGGTATATTAACAGATATATTCGCTATTTTATCTACCTCTTCATGTCGTATGTTTTTTTGTGCAGTTAGTTTATCTTCAAATACTTCACGCGCTTCTGAATTTATTGCTGCAGTTAAGTCTGTTGCTTGAGTATTTGCGATAAGTTGAGGATGTGGCGCATTCAAAAGTGACTGGCCGTCATTGGTTACAATAGGATTGCTCGCTGGTACAAACGAGGGCACAGTAGATGATTCTAGCTGTTCTTTCACGGCAGCTATGATAGTGGGTAGCGATGCTAATTGTTCTTCAGTCAGCTCCACCCCTTGATCCAAAGTGTACGTCACACTGCCAGAAGGCAGCAATACCAATTGCACGCCATTTGGCAATGGTAAAGTTGGGATGATTTTCGGCGCTTGAAAAACTTCGCATTCTCGCAACAACGGTGGGTCATTTTTCCGCGGAAACTTCACTGTAgtcaacaaaattttattttttcctaaaaatattGGACTCTCAGTAGGACTTTTCGATATGCTTTTGCTGTGTAAGTACaggattttattttctttctctttctcttTTGGAGCGATGGGTGTCAGCGGCGGTGCGTGGTTATTGCATTTTGTCGTTGCATCTACGACTACATTTCTGGATGCGTCTATTACTATACTAAGTTGAGGCGCGGGAGTATCTGTTGGTTTCTGACAGGGGCACGGGACGCACAGTGGCTCTTTATGACTCGGTACATAGAGTGGCGTTTGAGGTTTTGgactagatatttttttactaaacagCGTCGGCAGCTGActtttaggtattattttagTAATCACTGGTGGAGGCACCTTTGGTGGTTCCGTTTCATCGACTACTCCTTGCCTAAAGTCGACAATATTGTCAGTAGGGACTTTGTTCAAATTATCAGTTTCTGTAGAAGTTGATATAGTGCGCATGATCACTAGCTTAGGTTTAGATGTAGCCTGATCCTGCGGTGTAATGTTGTCAGTCGACTCCCGAGATTGTTGCACGACATTCTCAATGGATTCGCAGGCCATTTTCAAACTCTTGTCTTCATCATCGGAGACTTCTATGGGTACTATCTTTTTAAGTTCTAGGTATTTGGCGAGTGCATCGCGGCAGCAGCAGACGCACTCATCAGGCTGGCACGTGTGTTTGGTAATGCGCTTAcgattccatattttttggcgCGCCCAGCAGCAGTATTTAACCACACGCCCTTTCGCTAATACGGTTGTCGGTTTTTCACCAGCATTTTTTGGAGCATCGTTGCCATCTTTACCATCAATTACAAGTTCTTCAGCACCCTGATTTTCAGTACTTTTTTCTTGGGTCTTTTTTGCTGAATCTTTTTCAAGTTGAagttctttcttctttttagccCTATTGGCTTTCTTCCAATCTGCTTTTTTCTGTTTTACTGAACAACAAGCACAATTCTTTTCACCTTCTTTGCCACTCATCAAATGCAGCATCTTATTTAATGTGTCATCTGTTATCAAAAAATCATCAATACTTTCGGGTCTTGGTGCATATCTCGGTTTCCAAGGCACtgaaactcgactgtacatactatATCTTTTAAAAGTGTTTCCATTTGGTTTAGGTTTTACGTTTCTCACTAAATTCAGCTGTTTTAGACCGTCGCTTGGCCCAGTCTTACAACCTCCGTCTAGTTTAGTCAGAGCTTCTTGCGTTGTTAGTTTTGCTTGATTGATTATCTTCAGTAATTTCTGTTTGGCTGGTGGCAGGGGTTCTGGAGGTATTATTTCCGGAGCTGTAACTAAACCTTTGTCATCATTTGCAGCTTCACTTTTAACTTTTACTACTGTTGGCATGCAACTTGCTTGCGGCGATGGTGTTGGTGGTGCAGAAACTGTCTCTGCTCGTACAGCCTGCGGTACTTTGGGCGGGTTTATTTGTTCTATTTGATTGGAGTCAGCCGTGATTGGCTGCATAGGTGGCTGGTACGAGTCGCCGGCATACACCCTGATCGGTGGCACTTGAGCAGTAAGTAATTGTTGATTTATTCTCCTAACCTTATCAATATCTGGTAAGTTGATGATCTTCTTTCTTTCGGTGCCAATTGGATTATTAACATTTGTTGTAAGTGCAGGGTTAGGATTCACAAGTATGTTTGGTGAAGAAATTGAATCTATAGGTGGAATCAGAATTGAGTCACTTTGTGGAGTTGGGGTCAAATCAATTGTTGGAGTTGGAATCAAGTTAACAATATTAGTTTTAGAATTATCGAGCAAACTCTGCACAGGTAGCGCTGACGGTGCCACTGATGTTGACGATTGATTATCGATTACTGCCTCTTTTACTATATTTGAATTTCTACCGGTAGATTTTAAATACAGAGTGCCGTTAACTAACTTTGACTCAAACGCTTTAGTTACATCTATAGTCATTGGTATGCAAGCGTTGAGTAACTGGCGATTTCTAGGTGAACTAAAAAATCCAATAGCTAATCTCCTCAACTTAGTATTGAAATCAGGATTTTTGCACAACTGTATGGGATTGTAGGTTCGAGTTCTTGGTTTCTTTAACATGTAACTATTTAGAGATATTGTTACGTCTTCCATATTTTCATCATCTGATTCCTGATTTGTGAAAAGATCATCGTTGACTCCTGAGTCATCGTTGGTGTTAGTATTATCGATTTGCGACGCTGTATCTTCTTCCTTTATATTTATATCGAACGATTTCTTACTTATTGGTCTGCTTTCTGCTATAATTTTGTCTATAtcttctttattattaactgataaaaaaaaattgtttgtaaatatgCTCATGTGGTCTAGCTTCGTTGTGTATACTACTGGATCcatcaataattttaaatcaaatttgtTGATGTCTTCACTCTCTTTGGTACTTCCATGATCGGGAGATGCTTTGCTTACCGGTTCTGCgaaattaaagaaatattttaatagtaaatataaaaataaaatattctgcaACAGTGGTTACTTTTAAACGAATCTTATTATTAGCTAACATAAAACCTATCTCAGGGCAGGACAGCGTGAAATTAGGATAATATAACCTAATATAAGATAATATAACATAACCTCACCTATTTTTGGCTCAATCATTTCTTCTACAAATTCAACACCGTCATCGATAAACTCTAATCCGTCATCATTAAAGTTTAAATCAGCCATCAAGTCAATAGCCGTCAGATCAAGTGTTTCACTGTTTAAATTAATAGCGCTAACATCAGGTTTCTTTTCTTCAAACTTTATGGTATCTTTTGGTGTTTTTAGGAACGTTTCAACTTTATCTTTGATTAAATCATCGACTGTGTTAGCATTGCTTTCATCAGAAACTTCTTTAGTATCATTACGACAGtattcatcggctttcagttttaTTATGTCATCAACAAGGCCATCAATTATTTCCTGTGTCTTAACTGTACTCGAAACGGAACTAATTACAGGCATGATTTCATCGGTTGGTGCTTCTTTTGGTGATcctaaatcaaaattaatggcAGTAACAACGCTCGGTATTTCTATCACATCATCTTCGGAGCCGCGACTGTTACTACTTACTATCTCCACATTTCCTTCGCTGCTTTTAGGTTTATTAGGAGATTCATTATCTAGTTGAAGAATGTCAGTACACAtaacatcatcaacatcatcatcattgtctaGATTATCTTCAGTCTTTTTTTCTGCTGTTTGGCAAGAAACTTCACTATCGTGTTCAGGACTTTCATCAGGTATTTCTAGCTCTGTAACATGTGTGGCAGCAATAACCTGCACGTTTGATAAACCATCTTCTTCGATAGGCTCGCTTTTAAAATGTACTATGTTGTTACTTTGTGTTGTTTCATGCTGAAGAGGGGGATCTGTTTCAGCTGGAACATCATTACTGCTTTCAGGATCTGCGGTGTCTTCAATCTGATCTCCTTTACATTCTTCAGTATCAGAATCTTCAGCAAGTTCTATAGTTTCGATAACTGGTTCCACCACTACCAGATCTGGATCACTAGCTGCAAATCCAAAGAAAAAAGATGAATTTATTTACGGTAGTTAAAAAATTACTAAATGTAACTAATAAGATAGTATGATTTTTAAGCAAGccttaagtttttaataaataacattcaATACTCACAGCTACAAGGTTTTGGTAAATGTGGAATCCTCATTTTTGATTCctggaagtaaaaaaaaacttgaacgtGACGTTTCTGTGGTATCGCAGTAACTATGTCAATTAGGCGTTTCGCTTAGAGTACACTCATCATGAAATCGTTCTACAAAATTGTTGGCGCGCTGTCCTGCAGAATCGTCCAATGAGATGTGAGATAGGtacaactaaaaaatatatatttttctaatcaaataatttacaataatagAACATTCCTGAATAGGAACTCCAGTCGTGATTTCGGTCATTCTCTAGACTAGAGAGTAGAGGCACGGTTTACAGTCAAGAGCAAACATATCGACACGgccagttacaaaaatatgtaagtatacacgacttaatgcacttaacattaaggtcgtgtacctataggtacaattatttttgtaactttggccttgtcgatatctttgcagtACAGTACGAGTATGGGTAAAAAACTAAAGAAGATGACCTATTGTATAGTAGTGCATgtacagaattgatatgggacttaaggcatttttcgaatatggaacgtcgacctatggtgctcccacattggctgttataaatgttattataacgataTAAAACACGATAACATTGTCTTACACTATAACTTTTGGGACAACTTCTTAGATGTTTTAAACGCTCCCACATTGTTATAAAAATGTcatataaaaattgtatttgcaGTTTGTTGTTTAACATTTGTTGCAATTTGTGGtacaatgttataaaacaaaatttaatgttttataagTTATAACGTTGCATAACATTGTATAtataacagccaatgtgggagcacaattatctatacggacacgttGCTACTATATACAACAGGTCATCGTCTtaagtttttacaagcttttatttagtttcacctgtcccgttgtctgtctgtctgtaatcaaatcttgtcaGTTAAATTTgaacaacttccagtagtcagattgacttgaaatttggaatacataggtatgtaaatcgcgtgacaatacaataatctagtagtgacatcctggtagtccagccaagaTCTTCTCCGCAgaacagaactcttcaacggttaatagcatagacttgaaatttggtacgcaaatgtagtttgggtgaccatgcaagtacagtcaacaaaaaatacagtcagaaaaaaaaacttgtattaaattaaaaatgaaattttaaggtaaggttattttttatctacCTATACGAATGTAGATTCGACAGCTATTCTTCCAATCGATTTGTTGATTCTAAAGAAAGCTAAGCACGAGGTTAAGTATATATCTTTGGCTCGTATGCTACTCAGTCTCATTTGAAACGATACGCTTccttttaaatacctatttaaaaataacatttctgACAAGGATCAGGAGTCGTAAACACCCAGCCAAAaccctagaaagctgaaattttgcatattaCTCCCATTATGATCAGAGAGCGGATTTCAAgaagcgattacaagtttaatatggataagactagcacaagttaatatttatttttgacaaaaagGTGCGTAATAAATAGGATCTCTTAAGTTTGAGCTGTATGCAACTCCTTtaattagaatagaatatttttctttacataaatttgttgcaagaataacatttattgaatgtaattatctataagattgcattgcggtaagtaaataagtatgtaataaaataactgtaaGACAATTAAACAACATGATATCTAATGAATacatctatttatctatctaacCAATCGCACTGCACTTTTAGCCATATTACTATCcacattaaacttgtaatcgctacttcaaatccgctctctaattatgatataggtacctagacaagaaataagcatttttttttctttttaattgggAAAATAGGAAAATATTGAGGGTGGTTTGCATGCCACAGGACCAAGCCAAAACGAAGCtcgtaatagttatttgtgtcacaagggagcaaaatggtgtatttacggcgagggcgtacattgaatccagaatgtagcgaaggattctacaatacaatcctgagcgtagcgagggatacttaagtagaatcctgagcgtaatgagggattcaagtgttaacgctcaaaatgaaaat from Choristoneura fumiferana chromosome 24, NRCan_CFum_1, whole genome shotgun sequence encodes the following:
- the LOC141441846 gene encoding uncharacterized protein, with amino-acid sequence MTELDKFKRRTIRSVARLLRQKKPPDELWGEMKKETGTDCRVLWERMRALCIKKLNRMLAVDDRSDSLPSIARLSLTDWLLVDLVLVHEMIDVIAMDKVDNKAEQKPLVQLFNLVQRFDVEGRSGEALAEAWAAATVYYNRQGRQCSPMLLQRRWYQLKKLTRCRFYKFWQTYRGNTRLLAEARETMPTRLQMAVAKRYPTVITGAFPEWEELIEQKLIIMPEEFESKMRIPHLPKPCSSSDPDLVVVEPVIETIELAEDSDTEECKGDQIEDTADPESSNDVPAETDPPLQHETTQSNNIVHFKSEPIEEDGLSNVQVIAATHVTELEIPDESPEHDSEVSCQTAEKKTEDNLDNDDDVDDVMCTDILQLDNESPNKPKSSEGNVEIVSSNSRGSEDDVIEIPSVVTAINFDLGSPKEAPTDEIMPVISSVSSTVKTQEIIDGLVDDIIKLKADEYCRNDTKEVSDESNANTVDDLIKDKVETFLKTPKDTIKFEEKKPDVSAINLNSETLDLTAIDLMADLNFNDDGLEFIDDGVEFVEEMIEPKIEPVSKASPDHGSTKESEDINKFDLKLLMDPVVYTTKLDHMSIFTNNFFLSVNNKEDIDKIIAESRPISKKSFDINIKEEDTASQIDNTNTNDDSGVNDDLFTNQESDDENMEDVTISLNSYMLKKPRTRTYNPIQLCKNPDFNTKLRRLAIGFFSSPRNRQLLNACIPMTIDVTKAFESKLVNGTLYLKSTGRNSNIVKEAVIDNQSSTSVAPSALPVQSLLDNSKTNIVNLIPTPTIDLTPTPQSDSILIPPIDSISSPNILVNPNPALTTNVNNPIGTERKKIINLPDIDKVRRINQQLLTAQVPPIRVYAGDSYQPPMQPITADSNQIEQINPPKVPQAVRAETVSAPPTPSPQASCMPTVVKVKSEAANDDKGLVTAPEIIPPEPLPPAKQKLLKIINQAKLTTQEALTKLDGGCKTGPSDGLKQLNLVRNVKPKPNGNTFKRYSMYSRVSVPWKPRYAPRPESIDDFLITDDTLNKMLHLMSGKEGEKNCACCSVKQKKADWKKANRAKKKKELQLEKDSAKKTQEKSTENQGAEELVIDGKDGNDAPKNAGEKPTTVLAKGRVVKYCCWARQKIWNRKRITKHTCQPDECVCCCRDALAKYLELKKIVPIEVSDDEDKSLKMACESIENVVQQSRESTDNITPQDQATSKPKLVIMRTISTSTETDNLNKVPTDNIVDFRQGVVDETEPPKVPPPVITKIIPKSQLPTLFSKKISSPKPQTPLYVPSHKEPLCVPCPCQKPTDTPAPQLSIVIDASRNVVVDATTKCNNHAPPLTPIAPKEKEKENKILYLHSKSISKSPTESPIFLGKNKILLTTVKFPRKNDPPLLRECEVFQAPKIIPTLPLPNGVQLVLLPSGSVTYTLDQGVELTEEQLASLPTIIAAVKEQLESSTVPSFVPASNPIVTNDGQSLLNAPHPQLIANTQATDLTAAINSEAREVFEDKLTAQKNIRHEEVDKIANISVNIPAAPVNTEILDTELNLNETANNVIADSESKKISSLSSNATLAIHTEPQSIAESESPPEIESVAKSGLTETQSSTESVPQTDVQNPVTETAAKITDGVGESNDKDGASNRKTLLSDLMEMSGISAEDATAAEPPTAEQAVQEQVPVFISPEQERSLPELTPVTSFAELKYACENDGKFFKLDFETGVIVPINVCIKKNSKPKGPARVKAVIDLTDDVEDSDDITSTQEPELQSEVDTFAKTFQRYVYKGKTVTVPNTSVKPVKLFKAVRPPLLKRQVKLDPKLDSLPPAPKKPHSQKRKQIFSKVDTVLDLVDSDAPMEEEYLMESSDSESSRTETGSMTVEALEELDYSSDDEPLAKKSKRMKEANEETDKIIETIPDAVNVAVSVNPDPVNPSEGGRDVAKDMDVPTKNADTPRDENKEETNRNDTQPATKPAEAEVQPEPDPEMDTELDPELDPDIDPELDSDADPELRFMSGPSDNEGGEEDCILGV